From the genome of Scytonema hofmannii PCC 7110, one region includes:
- a CDS encoding carboxypeptidase-like regulatory domain-containing protein, with translation MLKWELIRHQVAIAGRVTNAQTNRAIPNAEVIVTNAPSAFTNWLKLKSLQYGDRWNLMVERPDRTRTADDGYFHFLELPEGEYTLTASVPNAARRYGKAMLTVTVPTKVEGKVIVTAADMAVPTTVLQGKIFNQNEEPVLMAQVQFGNTESTFSNDQGHYSLFSIEASEIERLVLVSAQSYQPTSQSVVINQPGTSQPPLNFVLQG, from the coding sequence ATGCTCAAGTGGGAACTCATTCGACATCAAGTAGCGATCGCTGGTCGAGTAACGAATGCCCAAACTAACAGAGCGATCCCCAACGCCGAAGTCATCGTTACTAATGCACCATCCGCTTTTACCAACTGGCTCAAACTCAAATCTTTACAGTATGGCGATCGCTGGAACTTGATGGTTGAGCGTCCCGACCGGACTAGAACCGCTGATGATGGTTACTTCCATTTCTTAGAGCTACCGGAGGGCGAATATACTTTGACTGCATCAGTCCCAAATGCTGCTAGGCGCTATGGCAAAGCCATGTTAACAGTTACAGTACCTACCAAAGTTGAGGGCAAAGTCATTGTGACTGCTGCTGATATGGCTGTGCCAACCACAGTCCTTCAAGGCAAGATATTTAACCAGAATGAGGAACCTGTTTTGATGGCACAAGTGCAGTTTGGCAACACAGAAAGCACATTTAGTAATGACCAAGGTCATTACTCGCTCTTTTCTATAGAAGCATCAGAAATCGAGCGCCTGGTGCTGGTTTCTGCACAGAGCTATCAACCAACCTCCCAATCGGTAGTCATCAACCAGCCTGGTACTTCACAACCTCCTTTGAACTTTGTCTTACAAGGATGA
- a CDS encoding DUF4255 domain-containing protein — protein sequence MIKDLDNSLKKLLEAELMGVFSEEVTVVFDTPDDKFHPNQRTVDFFLYDVRENLELRSNDWLVERQSNGIARKQPPLVRVDCSYLVTAWSGDVLSEHSLLGEVMKVLLRHPKLPESVLEGSLAGQEPLLPTSSLQPGRLQSLGEFWQALGGKPKASLNYTVTIGVDASKPVEAPLVTDAQFRLMHGSRES from the coding sequence ATGATCAAAGATTTGGATAATAGCCTGAAAAAACTTCTTGAGGCTGAATTGATGGGAGTTTTTTCGGAGGAAGTTACAGTTGTCTTCGATACACCTGATGATAAATTTCATCCCAATCAGAGAACAGTTGATTTCTTTCTCTATGACGTGCGGGAGAACCTAGAACTACGCAGCAATGATTGGTTGGTAGAGCGGCAGAGTAACGGTATAGCTCGCAAACAACCGCCTCTAGTGCGAGTGGACTGTTCTTATCTAGTGACTGCTTGGTCGGGTGACGTTTTGAGCGAACACAGTTTACTGGGTGAAGTGATGAAAGTGCTATTGCGGCATCCGAAGCTTCCAGAGAGCGTACTCGAAGGCAGTCTAGCAGGACAAGAGCCATTATTGCCAACTAGTAGTCTACAACCCGGTCGCTTGCAGAGTTTAGGGGAATTTTGGCAGGCGCTCGGTGGTAAGCCAAAGGCATCTCTGAATTACACCGTAACTATTGGTGTAGATGCATCTAAACCTGTAGAAGCACCACTGGTTACAGACGCTCAGTTCCGTCTGATGCATGGTTCAAGGGAGAGTTAG
- the uvrB gene encoding excinuclease ABC subunit UvrB: MKEFCLQAPFQPTGDQPQAIAQLVKSVNDNNRYQTLLGATGTGKTFTIASVIEKVGKPTLVLAHNKTLAAQLCNELREFFPNNAVEYFISYYDYYQPEAYIPVSDTYIEKTASINDEIDMLRHSATRSLFERRDVIVVASISCIYGLGIPSEYLKAAIPFQVGMEVDQREILKDLVSVQYGRNDIEMGRGRFRVRGDVLEIGPAYEDRIIRVEFFGDEIDAIRYVDPVTGEILKSVEFVNIYPARHFVTPEERLDAACDAIATELKERRAQLEEAGKLLEAQRIDQRTRYDLEMLREVGYCNGVENYSRHLAGREAGAPPECLIDYFPKDWLLVIDESHVTVPQIRGMYNGDQARKQVLIEHGFRLPSAADNRPLKAEEFWTKVDQCIFVSATPGNWELEISDSHVAEQIIRPTGVIDPEIIVRPTEGQIDDLLGEIRERIDRSERVLITTLTKRMAEDLTEYLEDNGVRVRYLHSEINSIQRIEILQDLRDGNFDVLVGVNLLREGLDLPEVSLVVILDADKEGFLRAERSLIQTIGRAARHIRGQAILYADNFTDSMSKAISETERRRSIQIAYNEKHGITPKPIVKKSKNAILSFLEVSRRLNAAELETIEQNVDDLPLEEIPQVITQLEELMKEAAKKLEFEEAAKLRDRIKQLRDKLVGHS, from the coding sequence ATGAAAGAGTTTTGTCTTCAAGCTCCCTTTCAACCAACAGGCGATCAACCACAAGCCATCGCTCAACTTGTGAAGAGTGTCAATGACAATAATCGGTATCAAACTTTACTGGGAGCTACGGGGACAGGAAAAACATTTACCATTGCGTCCGTCATCGAAAAAGTGGGGAAACCTACCCTAGTCCTAGCTCACAACAAAACTCTTGCTGCCCAACTTTGTAACGAGTTGCGCGAATTCTTTCCCAATAATGCTGTTGAGTACTTTATCAGCTATTACGATTATTACCAACCGGAAGCTTATATTCCCGTTAGTGATACCTATATAGAAAAAACAGCTTCAATCAACGATGAGATAGATATGTTGCGTCACTCCGCAACACGATCGCTCTTTGAACGCCGAGATGTCATCGTTGTTGCTTCCATTAGCTGCATCTACGGTTTGGGAATTCCTTCAGAATACTTGAAAGCTGCCATTCCTTTTCAAGTGGGGATGGAAGTTGACCAACGGGAAATACTGAAAGACTTAGTATCAGTTCAGTATGGTCGTAACGATATAGAAATGGGTCGCGGACGTTTTCGAGTTCGGGGAGATGTTTTAGAAATCGGTCCGGCATATGAAGACCGAATCATTCGTGTAGAATTTTTTGGGGATGAAATTGACGCAATTCGTTACGTCGATCCAGTTACGGGTGAAATTCTCAAGAGCGTAGAATTCGTCAATATTTACCCCGCACGTCACTTTGTCACCCCAGAAGAAAGGTTAGATGCGGCGTGTGATGCGATCGCAACAGAACTTAAAGAGCGGAGAGCACAATTAGAGGAAGCCGGAAAATTACTAGAAGCGCAACGTATAGACCAACGGACTCGTTATGACTTGGAGATGTTGCGGGAAGTAGGTTACTGCAATGGTGTGGAAAACTATTCCCGTCACCTAGCAGGACGAGAAGCAGGCGCACCTCCGGAGTGTTTGATTGATTATTTTCCCAAAGATTGGCTGTTGGTGATAGACGAATCTCACGTCACCGTACCGCAGATACGTGGAATGTATAACGGTGACCAAGCACGAAAGCAAGTGTTAATCGAGCATGGCTTTCGTCTTCCAAGTGCTGCTGATAACCGTCCGTTGAAAGCAGAGGAATTTTGGACAAAAGTAGACCAGTGTATTTTTGTGTCTGCGACTCCAGGAAATTGGGAATTAGAAATTTCTGACTCTCATGTGGCGGAACAGATCATTAGACCAACTGGAGTGATTGATCCAGAAATCATAGTGCGTCCTACAGAAGGGCAAATTGATGATTTATTAGGTGAAATTAGAGAGAGAATTGACCGCAGCGAACGGGTGCTGATTACAACGTTAACCAAGCGCATGGCAGAAGATTTAACTGAGTATTTAGAAGATAATGGCGTTCGAGTCAGATATCTGCATTCAGAGATTAATTCCATTCAGCGAATTGAGATTTTGCAAGATTTGCGTGATGGGAATTTTGATGTCTTGGTAGGTGTAAACTTGCTGCGGGAAGGTTTAGATTTACCGGAAGTTTCTCTTGTGGTAATTTTGGATGCTGATAAAGAAGGATTTTTGCGTGCAGAGCGCTCTTTGATTCAAACTATTGGTAGAGCAGCACGTCACATTCGAGGACAAGCCATTTTATATGCCGATAACTTCACCGACAGCATGAGCAAAGCCATTTCGGAAACTGAGAGGCGTCGCAGCATTCAGATAGCTTACAACGAAAAACACGGGATTACACCCAAACCAATTGTTAAAAAATCTAAAAATGCAATTTTGTCTTTTTTGGAAGTCTCAAGACGATTGAATGCGGCTGAGTTAGAAACAATTGAACAAAATGTAGATGATTTACCGTTAGAAGAGATTCCACAGGTGATTACTCAGCTAGAAGAATTAATGAAAGAAGCAGCAAAGAAACTGGAGTTTGAAGAAGCAGCAAAGTTACGCGATCGCATTAAGCAATTGCGAGACAAATTGGTAGGACATTCGTAG
- a CDS encoding UPF0175 family protein, producing MTVQISIDLPEGAFSALRSSPETFVQEMRLAAAVKWYEVGTLSQSKAAEIAGVSRQKFLEALSRYHVSPFQVTPEELAEELMRE from the coding sequence ATGACTGTACAAATTAGCATTGATCTTCCAGAAGGAGCTTTTTCAGCCCTACGCAGTAGTCCAGAAACTTTTGTTCAAGAAATGCGCTTAGCTGCTGCTGTCAAATGGTATGAAGTTGGGACACTTTCCCAATCAAAAGCTGCTGAGATAGCAGGTGTCAGTCGTCAAAAGTTTCTGGAAGCTCTTTCACGTTATCACGTTTCTCCCTTTCAAGTAACTCCTGAAGAATTGGCTGAGGAGTTGATGCGTGAGTAG
- a CDS encoding DUF3368 domain-containing protein, whose amino-acid sequence MSRRWVINASPLIVLAKISQINLILQLCAEVVIPSGVVQEINTGPNDDPAKIWLSNEAISWIREIEQIDPLIASWDLGLEESHVLSWVYSNPGYEAILDDRAAKNAALALRVPVRGTLGVILLAKQEGIVPAAKPIFEQLVQIGFSVICLNE is encoded by the coding sequence GTGAGTAGGCGATGGGTGATTAATGCCTCTCCACTGATAGTTCTCGCCAAGATTTCCCAGATAAATCTTATCTTACAACTTTGTGCAGAGGTTGTAATTCCAAGTGGAGTAGTCCAAGAGATTAACACAGGACCCAACGATGACCCAGCTAAAATTTGGCTTAGTAACGAAGCAATTTCTTGGATTAGAGAAATAGAACAAATCGATCCACTAATTGCTTCTTGGGATTTGGGATTGGAAGAAAGTCACGTTCTTTCATGGGTATATAGCAATCCCGGTTATGAGGCGATTTTGGATGATCGGGCTGCCAAAAATGCAGCATTAGCCCTGAGAGTTCCAGTGCGCGGTACTTTGGGTGTTATTTTACTAGCTAAGCAAGAAGGCATAGTACCTGCGGCTAAACCTATTTTTGAGCAACTAGTTCAAATTGGATTTAGCGTCATATGCCTCAACGAATAA
- a CDS encoding GMC oxidoreductase: MLVDSCKLPRDEVIETEVCIVGAGPAGITLAREFIGQKFRVCLLESGEINFNHKTRSLSECENIGYPPFLGLKDMRHRQYGGQANLWNIQINDQQIGLRHVPFDEIDFEKRDWVPYSGWPFSRSHLNPFYERAQSICKLGIFAYEAEAWEDVESPRVCFRGDKLTTTMFQFGPSDIFTKEYRHEISQSPNITTYINANVVELETDETAKIVTRVRVACLSGNKFWVAAKIFILAAGAIENARLLLMSNQNQKAGLGNHNDVVGRFFMDHPLIRCGMLFPKSRKIFNSMALYDLRQVNNCSVMGKFTLTQQVMRQEKLLNMSALLFPRDEKFQFSGNERAKSETIASVKILVSAIKYNKIPKKALWHFGIAIANINHLLSFGYENYFNRKQQYLFPNLSQGGWSYNKDNEQKYVKFEVLSQTEQAPNRNNRVTLSDIKDRLGYPQPRLTFYWNDINTDSIKRTQKIFAEEFANAALGELQIEPLEGNVKISTHHNMGTTRMHLDPKQGVVDENCQVHNVSNLFIAGSSVFPTGGYANPTLTIVALAVRLADRVKTLFS, translated from the coding sequence ATGTTAGTGGATAGCTGTAAATTACCCAGAGATGAAGTTATTGAGACTGAAGTTTGTATTGTTGGTGCGGGACCAGCAGGGATTACACTAGCAAGAGAATTTATTGGTCAAAAGTTTCGAGTGTGTTTGCTAGAAAGTGGCGAGATTAACTTCAATCATAAAACACGATCTCTGAGTGAATGTGAAAATATTGGCTATCCTCCTTTTCTAGGTTTAAAAGATATGCGTCACCGACAGTATGGTGGACAAGCTAATTTATGGAATATTCAAATAAATGACCAGCAAATTGGTTTAAGACACGTACCCTTCGATGAGATAGATTTTGAAAAACGAGATTGGGTTCCTTATAGTGGTTGGCCTTTTAGTAGATCGCACCTGAATCCTTTTTATGAACGAGCTCAGAGTATCTGTAAGCTAGGAATTTTTGCTTATGAAGCTGAGGCTTGGGAAGATGTAGAATCTCCTCGAGTCTGCTTTAGGGGTGACAAATTGACGACCACAATGTTTCAGTTTGGACCTAGCGATATTTTTACAAAAGAATATCGCCATGAAATCAGTCAGTCTCCTAACATTACCACTTATATCAATGCAAATGTAGTAGAACTTGAAACTGATGAAACAGCAAAGATTGTAACTCGTGTAAGAGTTGCTTGTTTGTCAGGAAATAAATTTTGGGTAGCGGCTAAAATATTTATTCTAGCTGCTGGTGCTATTGAAAATGCACGTTTATTATTAATGTCAAACCAAAATCAAAAAGCTGGATTGGGTAATCACAATGATGTTGTTGGTCGATTTTTTATGGATCATCCCCTCATTCGTTGTGGAATGTTATTTCCTAAAAGTCGAAAAATTTTTAATTCCATGGCATTATACGATTTACGCCAAGTCAATAATTGCTCAGTTATGGGTAAGTTTACTTTAACTCAACAGGTGATGCGTCAAGAGAAATTACTCAATATGAGTGCATTATTATTTCCGAGAGATGAAAAATTTCAATTTTCAGGAAATGAAAGGGCTAAATCGGAGACAATAGCTTCTGTAAAGATATTAGTTTCGGCTATAAAGTATAACAAAATACCAAAAAAGGCTCTTTGGCATTTTGGGATTGCGATCGCAAACATCAACCATCTTTTAAGTTTTGGGTACGAAAATTATTTCAACCGAAAACAACAGTATTTGTTTCCTAATTTGAGTCAAGGAGGGTGGTCGTACAACAAAGATAACGAACAGAAATACGTAAAGTTTGAAGTTTTGAGTCAAACAGAACAGGCTCCAAATCGCAATAATCGAGTCACTCTCAGCGATATCAAAGATAGACTGGGTTATCCTCAACCGCGATTAACTTTTTACTGGAACGACATAAACACTGACAGTATCAAGCGAACACAAAAGATTTTTGCAGAAGAATTTGCGAACGCGGCACTAGGTGAGTTGCAAATCGAACCATTGGAGGGAAATGTAAAAATCAGCACGCATCATAATATGGGAACAACACGTATGCATCTCGATCCTAAGCAAGGTGTTGTGGATGAAAATTGTCAAGTTCATAATGTTTCTAATTTATTTATAGCAGGTAGCTCCGTTTTTCCCACAGGAGGCTATGCTAATCCCACACTGACTATTGTCGCTTTAGCAGTCCGATTGGCAGATCGGGTAAAAACTCTGTTTTCTTGA
- a CDS encoding sensor histidine kinase produces the protein MLAGLSTLVIVSKLFSFHVFDLHLQRLEGRGFDIGKIRYELVEEFEATSMWGAWWSLLTSVTVASGLSYVIAKHILKPLVEMEKITQKFGQGDLKARVPETEIPELNRLAISFNQMASNLKGVEHRRRELVGDLTHELRTPLTILEGYLEGLADGTIEPSTEVFQRLARETTRLHRLVNDTQELSKAEAGYLPINIQPFDIRPLLLSLIQRFSDQLLEEGPELRLECPPNPPLVSADPERVEQILVNLLGNAVRYTVQGSITVRVWSEPSKLWIAVIDTGHGLKAEDLPFVFNRFWRSERSRIRHPAGTGMGLAISQRLVQLQRGEIQVESEFNKGSTFRFSLPLV, from the coding sequence ATGCTAGCTGGGCTAAGTACTTTAGTCATAGTTAGTAAGTTATTTTCATTCCATGTTTTTGATTTGCATTTACAACGTCTGGAAGGGCGAGGGTTTGACATTGGTAAAATTCGCTACGAGCTAGTTGAGGAATTTGAAGCAACCTCAATGTGGGGAGCTTGGTGGTCATTACTAACGAGTGTTACTGTAGCAAGTGGTTTGAGTTATGTAATTGCCAAGCACATCCTCAAACCTCTTGTTGAGATGGAAAAAATTACCCAAAAGTTTGGTCAGGGAGACTTGAAAGCACGTGTACCGGAAACGGAAATCCCTGAGTTAAATCGCCTTGCCATTAGCTTTAACCAAATGGCATCAAACCTTAAAGGTGTAGAACATCGCCGTCGGGAACTTGTAGGAGACTTAACTCACGAACTGCGGACACCACTGACAATCTTGGAAGGTTATTTGGAGGGTTTGGCAGATGGGACTATTGAACCTTCAACAGAAGTGTTTCAAAGATTAGCCAGAGAAACAACTCGATTGCATCGGTTGGTTAATGATACGCAAGAACTTTCAAAAGCTGAAGCCGGATATTTACCTATTAATATCCAACCCTTCGATATACGTCCACTACTCCTCTCTCTCATTCAAAGATTCTCCGATCAACTTTTAGAAGAAGGTCCAGAGTTGCGTTTAGAATGTCCTCCCAATCCTCCTTTAGTCTCCGCCGACCCCGAACGAGTAGAACAGATTTTGGTCAACTTACTTGGCAATGCAGTGCGCTACACCGTACAAGGTTCGATTACAGTGCGAGTTTGGAGCGAACCTTCCAAGTTATGGATTGCAGTTATCGATACAGGTCATGGCTTGAAAGCAGAAGATTTACCCTTTGTCTTTAATCGATTTTGGCGGTCGGAGCGATCGCGTATCCGCCATCCTGCTGGAACTGGGATGGGTTTGGCTATCTCCCAGCGTCTTGTTCAATTACAGCGAGGTGAGATTCAAGTAGAAAGCGAATTTAACAAAGGAAGTACGTTTCGATTTTCGTTGCCATTGGTATAA
- a CDS encoding tetratricopeptide repeat protein has protein sequence MSQAVRIGANTSSLVSEDYKYWYQQGKQLDKQERYEEAIVYYDKALAACPDNYWVWYDRGSALRELGQYEAAIVSYDQALSIRPDDYWGWYNRGYVALEDLELFEEAIANFDKALEIRPRDYWAWFRRAEALRHLDRYEDAISNYDKALSRRSNDYWAWLRRGDALRHLSRYEEALKSYDEAQYFRPDEFWVYYKQGDTLRYLGRYEEALEKYQKATELNPDDEYSLYNTACCAAQVGNEALAIESLEIALKINPNFQLFVKTDPDLELIQDRRQVEDLLSKIAEWNP, from the coding sequence ATGAGTCAAGCGGTCAGGATAGGGGCAAATACATCTTCACTCGTCTCTGAAGACTACAAATACTGGTATCAGCAGGGCAAGCAGCTCGACAAACAAGAGCGTTATGAAGAAGCAATTGTGTATTACGATAAAGCTCTGGCAGCTTGCCCCGATAACTACTGGGTATGGTATGACAGAGGCAGTGCTTTACGGGAATTGGGTCAGTATGAGGCGGCGATCGTGAGTTACGATCAAGCGCTCTCTATTCGTCCCGATGATTACTGGGGATGGTATAACCGGGGCTATGTTGCACTAGAGGATTTGGAATTGTTTGAGGAAGCGATCGCAAATTTTGATAAGGCACTCGAAATCCGTCCCCGTGACTACTGGGCATGGTTCCGTCGAGCCGAAGCCTTGAGACATTTGGATCGCTATGAAGATGCAATTTCCAATTATGATAAAGCTTTGTCCAGACGTTCTAACGATTACTGGGCATGGTTGCGGCGGGGAGATGCTTTGAGACATTTAAGTCGCTACGAAGAAGCGCTTAAAAGTTATGATGAAGCACAATATTTTCGCCCAGATGAATTTTGGGTATATTACAAGCAAGGAGACACTCTCAGATATCTAGGTCGATATGAAGAAGCACTTGAGAAATATCAAAAAGCAACAGAACTCAACCCAGATGATGAGTACTCCTTATATAACACGGCTTGTTGTGCAGCCCAAGTAGGAAACGAAGCGTTAGCAATTGAAAGCCTAGAAATAGCTTTAAAAATCAATCCGAATTTTCAATTATTTGTCAAAACTGACCCTGACTTGGAACTGATTCAAGATAGGAGACAGGTAGAAGATTTGCTCAGCAAAATAGCTGAGTGGAACCCTTGA
- a CDS encoding TRAFAC clade GTPase domain-containing protein, protein MDELKITMLGPSGVGKTTLLTALYEQFENTIGKTDLQLTPDEESSAILQERLMELKSLLNDFEPRGGVSGTEGEPEHLRSFVFGLGKKGKKPSLELHFQDYPGGYHAAKATPEKKQFVKKMLTECVAVLIAIDAPALMEQKGKWHEQINRVQQMTDLFKTAYQELESPRLVIFAPVKCEKYLKDEKTAQELLIRIKEGYAKLIDLFNSAVLLPKVAVVVTPVQTVGSVVFSRVEIDSNIPHFLFRKTSHDAAYSPTDSEQPLRYLLRFLLKLHLDTRHWGVFNFLRDLLGRDYYLKEAIRQFASECKASHGFAILQGEDLLKV, encoded by the coding sequence AACACGATTGGTAAAACAGATTTACAACTGACACCTGACGAAGAAAGTTCGGCAATTTTGCAAGAACGTTTAATGGAACTCAAAAGTCTGTTGAATGATTTTGAACCAAGAGGAGGAGTTAGCGGGACAGAAGGAGAACCCGAACATCTTCGGTCTTTTGTTTTTGGTTTGGGAAAGAAAGGTAAAAAACCTTCTTTAGAACTCCACTTTCAGGATTATCCAGGAGGTTACCACGCGGCTAAAGCCACTCCTGAAAAAAAGCAATTTGTTAAGAAAATGCTGACAGAATGTGTTGCCGTATTAATTGCTATAGATGCGCCTGCTTTAATGGAACAAAAAGGGAAATGGCACGAGCAAATTAATAGAGTACAACAAATGACCGATTTATTTAAAACAGCTTATCAAGAGTTAGAATCACCAAGATTGGTGATATTTGCGCCTGTGAAATGTGAGAAGTATTTAAAAGATGAAAAAACGGCTCAAGAACTGTTAATACGTATTAAAGAAGGATATGCAAAATTAATAGACCTGTTTAATTCAGCAGTATTACTACCCAAAGTCGCAGTTGTTGTCACTCCCGTACAAACCGTGGGAAGCGTTGTTTTTTCCAGAGTAGAAATAGATAGTAACATACCCCATTTTCTCTTTCGGAAAACGAGTCATGATGCAGCCTATAGTCCCACGGATAGCGAGCAACCTTTGCGGTATCTCTTGAGATTTTTATTAAAACTTCATTTAGATACGCGTCATTGGGGCGTATTTAATTTTCTGCGCGATTTATTGGGTAGAGATTATTACCTGAAAGAAGCCATTCGTCAGTTCGCCAGTGAGTGTAAAGCGAGTCATGGATTTGCTATTTTACAAGGAGAAGACTTATTAAAAGTCTAA